GATGGCGGTGCGCGGAAAGAAATACATGCTTTTATAAAGATAGGTGGGGATGTGCGCTTCAACAAAGCTGCGCACGCCGTAGCCGCCGGTGAAAATCGACTTTGGCTCACCGCGCATCGAGCGGAAAACGGGGGCGATCACGCCCACCTGCACGCCGGCGCGCTGCAAGGCCTGCGCCTGCTGCTGGAAGAAAATACCGTTGATATCGCCGGGGCCGGAAGGATACCAAGAGGGAATGATTAAAACGTGCATAATGTATTGCCTTGTTATTATTAAAGTCCGTTAGGTTTTCGGGTGCGGCTTATCTTTTCAGACGGCCTTTCGCTTTCGCCGTTAAAGCGCCGATGGCGGCGCGGTGTTTCCGATACAGCGCGGCCAATGCGGCCAGCCAGAACAGGGCGAAAATATAATAATTGCCGCTGTTGCCGAAATAAGTGTAAACCAGGCATACCGCCAGGCAGGCAAAGGTGGTGCCGTAGAGTTTGGCGCGCGGCAGCGGCAGCCACAAGCGGGCCGAAGCCTCGCTTTTCAACACCGAAAACACCCAGAAAGCCACGGCGGTGGACATGGCCGCACCTTTCGCGCCCAAGGCGGGCACCAAAACATATAAAAGCGCGGCGTTCACCAGCAGGGCGGTTATCGAAAACACCGTAATCAGCCAGGTTTTTTTGCTCACGTTGATGCCGATGCCGGTTACTTCGGTTAAGGTGTAGAGCAGCGGAAACAGCATGCTCGAGAGCAGGATAAACTGCACCGGCGCATATTTTTCGGGCAGTATCCAAGTAACCAGCGGCGAAAAAATCCCCACAATGCAGATGAGTGCGGCGATCAGGCCGGTCATCGATTCGGTGATACCGCCGATTTTATCCAAGTTGGTGTTTTCTTTCACCCATCTGAACACCATCGGTGCCCAGATAACCGAAAAAATATTCTGGAAAATCAGCGCAATCGCGCCGAAACTCACCGCCATCGAATACACGCCCAGCTCCGACAGCCCCGCCAGCTCTTTCAGCAGAAAACGGTCTATCGAGGTAAAGCCCCAATAGGCCAGCCCGCCCAAAGCCAGCGGCACGCCGTAGCGCAGGCTTTCTTTCAGCAGCGGAGCCGACAGCGGTGCGGCAGCGGCGGCTTTCAGCTCGCGGCGCGTTTGCAGGGCCAAAATGCCCACCGTTACCGCCTGCGACAACGCATAGGCCAGCACCAGCGTCAGGGTGTCGGTGGGCAGGGCGGCGGCCACATAAACCAGCACAAACACCAAAATCAGCACTTTCGGCGTGAGCTGGCTGATGGAAAAGGCGAAGGCTTTTTCCTGCATGCGCAGAATCAGCGCGAAATAGCGCGACAGCACCGAGCTGGTAAAAAACACCAAACACAGCAAACCCAAAACGCTGCTGCTGATTTCGAGCACCGCTTCAGACGGCCACGACAGCCGCCATACCGCCACGCCGCCGCAAAACAGCAGGGTCAGCAGCAGCGGCGGCACAATCACGGCTTTAAACAGGGCGGCTTTGTTTTCGGCGGCGTGGTATTCGCGGATATACGACTGGTCCAAACCCAAACCGGCCAGCGTGAGGGTGAGTGCCGACACGGTTTGCAGCAGCACGATACGGCCGATGTCTTCGGCAGGGTAATACCAAGAAATCAGCGGCAGGGAAACGATTCCGATGGCGGCGCTGCCTACGGGGCCGAGCGCGTAGCCCAATAATTTTCGTGCATTCATAAAATAACAGAAGCGTAGTCGGGCAACGCTTCTCAGGTGAAACAAAATAAAAACGATACAGCATTGCCTCGCCCGGCTCGAAGAGAACGATTTGGTAAGCCGCTGAAGCGGCAACAGAATCGGTTCCGCACTATTTGTAGTGTCTGCGGCTTCGTCGCCTTGTTTCGTTTTAATTTTGTTTAATTTTGTTTTGCTGCAAAAGTTTTTCAGACGGCCTTCGGAACATCACAACGCGTGCGTTCCGAAAGCGCCTGCCTATTTTTATAGGCCGTCTGAAACCCATCAAACGGCGGCTTTGAGCGCTTCGGCCACCTGCCGCACCTGCGCTTCGGTCAGATACGGGTGCATGGGCAGGCTCATCACTTCTTCGGCAACTTTGTCGCCCACGGGCAGCACGGCATCGCTGGCCACTGCGGGCTGTTTGTTGAGCGGAATCGGATAGTGCACGGCGGTGGGAATGCCTGCTTCTTTCAGCTTGGCCTGCACCGCGTCGCGGTTTTTCACGCGCACGGTGTATTGCGCGTAGGCGCTGCGGTTGTGCGCCTCAACAAACGGGGCGGCGATGCCGGCCTCGGCAAGGGCGGCGGCATACCAGGCGGCTACCTGCTGGCGCAGCTGCATTTCTTCTTCGAGTATGGCCAGTTTGGGCAGCAGAATCGCGGCCTGCAAGGTGTCGAGACGGCTGTTTACGCCCACGCGGATATGGTGGTAGCGGCGGTCTTGGCCGTGGCGGGCAATCTGGCGGATAACGGTTGCCAGCTCTTCGTCGTTGGTAAACACCGCGCCGCCGTCGCCGTAGCAGCCCAGCGGTTTGCTGGGGAAGAAGCTGGTGCAGGCGATGGTGGTGAGGTTGCAGGATTTGCGGCCTTTGTAGGTGGCGCCGAAACTTTGCGCGGCATCTTCAATCACGGGCAGGTTGTGTTTGGCGGCGATTTCGTTGATGGCATCGAAGTCGGCGCATTGGCCGTAAAGCGAAACGGGGATAATGGCTTTGGTACGCGGCGTAATCGCAGCTTCGAGCTTGGCGGGGTCGATGTTGTAGGTGGATTCGATCACATCCACATACACCGGCTTGGCGCCCAACAGCGCCACGGTTTCGGCGGTGGCGATGTAGGTGAAACCGGGGGTGATCACTTCGTCGCCCGCGCCCACGCCCAAGGCCATCAGCGCGATTTGCAGCGCATCGGTGCCGTTGGCCACGCTGATGCAGTATTGCGCGCCGCAGTAGGCTTTCAACTGTTCTTCAAGCTCGGCCACTTCGGGGCCGAGAATATAGGCACCGTGGGCGAGCACTTTTTGGATGTTGGCATCAATTTGCGGTTTGATGCGCGCCTGTTGCGCGGCGAGGTCGATAAACTGCATGGTGTTTGTCCTTCGCGTATTTGATTGGAATATTATTCTGATTTGCTCAAGCGGCCGTCTGAAAGCGTATAAACGGCGCCTGTGTGGGAGCAGACGGCGCTGCCGTTGCCGCTCACGGGCAGGTCGAGCTGCTCGCCGTATTCGCTCATCCAGCCGATCTGGCGGGCGGGCACGCCGACCATCAGGGCGTAGTCGGGCACGTCTTTGTTTACCACCGCGCCCGCACCCACGAAGGCGAAACGGCCGATGGTGATGCCGCAAACGATGGTGCAGTTGGCGCCCAGCGTGGCGCCTTTTTTCACCAGCGTGTCGCGGTATTCGCTTTTGCGCTCGATTAAGGAGCGCGGGTTGTACACATTGGTGAACACCATGCTGGGGCCGCAGAACACGCCTTCTTCGAGATAAACGTTGTCGTAAACGGAAACGTTGTTTTGGATTTTGCAGTTGTCGCCGATTTTCACGCGGTTGCCCACAAACACGTTTTGCCCGAACGAGCAGTTTTCGCCGATTTCGGCGCCGCCGCAGATGTGCACGAAATGCCAGATGCGGCTGCCGGCGCCGATTTTCGCGCCTTCGTCAACGATGGCGCTGGGGTGTACGGTGTAGTTGCTCATTTCAATAACTCCTGTAAGGCCGCTTCGCCCTGAAGCTGCGCCGTCGTCCATTTACCGCCGTAGATGTGCAGCACGTTGCCTATGCGCTCGAACGCCCATTCGCGGGTGGCGTCGCTCGGGTTGGCGGCGCTTTTGAGCAGGGGGCGCACGCCCGAAAAGCTGCCGCTCACATCCGCCGCCGTGAGTTTTTCGCTGTGGTAGGCGTTGTAGGCGGCCAAAAGGTAATCGGTTTCGGTTTCAGACGGCCTTTCCGCTTCGGGGTGGTTTTGGCGGATTTCGGTGGTGCCGATCAGGGTTTTGCCTTGGTAGGGCAGCACGAAGAAAATCCGTTTTTCTTGCGGAATCGGCAGCATCAGCGCCTGTTTTTGTTCGCGGTCGATAAAGATGTGGCTGCCGCGCACCCAGTCGATGGTGTAGGCGGGTTCTCCGCCCTGCTGCCGGCGCAGCGCCATCGCCCACGGGCCGGTGGCGTTGGCGATGCGATCGAAACCGTCGAGTTCGGCCAGGGTTTCGATTTTATGCCGCTCTTCCACGTTTACGCCCAAACTGCGGCATTGATCCACCACCCAGCGGCCCAGTGCGAAATCGTCCATTTGTGCGTCGTAGAACGAGAATGCGCCTTTGAGGCCGTCTGAAAGCAGGGCGGGGCTGCGCTCGAGCGTTTCGGCTTTGCTTAGCCAGCGGCTGCGCGGAAAGCCGCTGCCTGCGGCCAGAAAGTCATACAGTTTGGTGCCGATGCCGATCTGCCATTTCGGGCGGCCGCGCCCTTCGTAAACGGGAAACAGCAATTCCAGCGGGCGGCACAGGTGCGGGGCTTGCGCCAGCCAGAAGCGGCGGGCGTGCAGGGCTTTTTTCACCAAGGCAAACTGCCCCGTTTCGAGATAGCGCAGGCCGCCGTGCAGCAGCTTCGACGACGATTGGCTGGTGTGCGCCATCACGCTGTCCTGCTCGAACAGGGTAACGGCATGGCCTTGTTTGGCCGCCGCCCAAGCGGTGCATGCGCCGATGATGCCTGCGCCCGCTACTGCGATTTTCATTTTCAGACGGCCTTATCAGTAAACCAGCGGCAGCGACACGGTTTTGTTGTCGCGCGCGGAAAGGTAGGCGGCAATCAGCAGCTCCAGCGATTTGAGGCCTTCGCGGCCGTCGGTAATCGGCTGGGCGGTGCCGCGCATCACGTCGATCACGTTTTTGTAGTAGAGCGGGTGGCCGAAGCCGTAAACCGAAGTGGTTTCGTAGTTGGCGGTTTTCACCTGCTCGTCGTAGTCGCGGCTGTCGGCGAAGTTCCATTCCTGAATTTCGTTGACCGCCACGCCGCCGATGCGCACGGTGCCGGTTTCGCCCAAAATGGTAATCGAGCCTTCGAGGTTTTTCGGGTAGGTGCACATGGTTACGGCCATCGAGCCGAGCGCGCCGTTGCGCCAGCGGATGTTGACCACGCCGGTGTCTTCGGTTTCGATGTCGCGGTGAGTGGAAACCATGGCCTGAACATCCTGCACCGGGCCGATGAGCCATTCCATCAGGTCGACGTAGTGGCTGGCCTGGTTCATAAACGCGCCGCCGTCGAATTCCCAAGTGCCGCGCCAGCCGCCGCCTTGGTCGTAATATTCCTGCGGGCGTGTCCAGAAAACGTTGAGGTGCACCATGCAGATTTTGCCGAAGCGTTTTTCTTCTACGGCGCGTTTGAGCATTTGCAGGGTGGCGTTCAGGCGGTTTTGCTTCACCACAAACAGGCGTTTGCCTGCTTTGTCGGCCGCTTTCACCATGCGCTCGCCGTCGTGCAGGCGGGTTGCCATCGGCTTTTCGGTAACCACGTGGAAACCGGCTTCAACGGCCTCAACGGCCTGCTCGGGGTGTTGGCCCGAGGGGGTGGTGAGCACGATGATGTCGGCGTCGGTGGCGGCCAGCATTTCGGTGTAGGAGGCGTAGCCTTTGGCGCCGGTGCGCTCTACGGCTTTTTGCAGGTTTTCGGGGTTGGTGTCGCACACGGCCACCACTTCGCAATCGTCTTTCAGGGTTTCGAACGAGCCGAAATGGTTGTTGGAAATGCGGCCGCAGCCGACCAGCGCAAATTTGATTTTTCGGTTTTGAATGGTTTCGTACATGTTTGAATCCTATGATAGAGGCCGTCTGAAAAACACAGTCTTTTCAGACGGCCTCCCTTTAACTTTATGCTTTCACTACGTTATCGGCTTTGCCCTGGTATTTGCCGCGGGTGTCGATAATCAGTTTGGCGTGCTGTTTGAGCAGGTCGTAGTCGAATTTGTCGTGGTCGGTGGCCAGCACCACACAGTCGAACTTCGCCACGTTTTCGGCCGTTAACGGCTCGCTCTTCAGGTCGAATTTGTGTTCGCGCATTTTCGGGAACACGGGCACGTGCGGGTCGCTGTAAGACACTTCCGCGCCCAAATCGCGCAAGAGTTCCATCACTTCGACCGATGGGCTTTCGCGCATATCGTCCACGTTTTTCTTATAGGCGATGCCCAAAACCAAAATTTTGCTGCCTTTGATGGAGCGGTTGTGGTCGTTGAGCGCCAGCGCGGTTTTGTTGACCACATATTCGGGCATGGCCGAGTTCACTTCGCCCGCCAGCTCGATAAAGCGGGTGTTCACACCATATTCGCGCGCCTTCCAAGTCAAATAGAAAGGGTCGATGGGAATGCAGTGGCCGCCCAGGCCGGGGCCGGGATAGTAGGCCACGAAGCCGAACGGTTTGGTGGCGGCGGCGGAAATCACCTCGTGGATGTCGATGTCCATTTTGTCGGCCACGATTTTCATCTCGTTTACCAGGCCGATGTTGACGGCGCGGTGGATGTTTTCCAACAGCTTGGTCAGCTCGGCCGCTTTGGTGGAGCTTACCGGCACCACTTTGTCGATGGCCGGCTGGTAAAGCGCAATGCCCACTTCCAAACAGGCGGGGGTGTGGCCGCCGATAACTTTCGGAATGGTGCGGGTTTCAAAATCGGGGTTGCCCGGGTCTTCGCGCTCGGGCGAATACACCAAGAATACGTTCTCGCCCACTTTCAGGCCGCCTTCTTCCACGCGCGGCAGCAGTTCTTCTTCGGTGGTGCCGGGATAGGTGGTGGATTCCAGCGACAACACTTGGCCAGCGCGCAGATAAGGTTTCACGGCGTCGGTGGTGTCGATAACGAAGCTCATATCCGGCTCGCGGTATTTGTTGAGCGGGGTGGGCACGCACAGAATCACCGCTTCCACTTCGCCGATGCGCGAGAAATCGGTGGTGGCTTCAAACAGGCTGTTTTTGGCGGCGGCGATTTTGTCGGCGGGAATGTGCTCGATATAGCTTTCGCCGTTGTTGAGTTTGCGCACTTTTTCTTCGTCGATGTCGAAACCCAACACCTGATAGCCGATGTCCACATAGCGCAGCATCAGCGGCAGGCCGACGTAACCCAGGCCGACAATGCCGATTTTGGCTGATTTGTCGGCGAATTTTTGAATGGTGGTATTTTTCATGAAGGTATTCTCGTGTGATAAGAAAAAAGAAATTCTAAGATGCAGATTCACATAATCAGACTGTTTTCGGAGGTGTCGGTTTCATCGAAACAGGCGTATGACGGGAAGTTTACACAACAACACAAATGATAGCCGCTCTTGTTAATATATGACAAACAAAAGAGAGCGGCGGCTTTTTTAAGAAATCGTGCGGAGCGGGCTGATGTTTGCCGATAAGTATTTGAATGGATATTACAAAAGAATAAAATGTCTGAAAAAGCCGAAACCGCCCGGCTTGGCGGCGGGCGGTTTCGTATTGTAAAGGCGCGGATTCGGTTTACAAAAATTTGCATCTTGACGGCAGTGAAAGTAACGCTTGTGTGATATTTCAAAATATTTACAATAAAACAAGTTATTTTTGCAAAACCCATTTGATGTCGTTGCCCAGCGGCGTTACCGACACAGTTTGCCAAAGCGGCGGCTCGGTAAGCGATTTCGGGTTTTCTTCTAAAGAAAACAAACCCTTGCCGTTTCCGCCTAAAATTTTCGGCGCTTGGTAGAGCACGATTTCATCAACCAGGCCGGCTTCGATGAATGCACCCGCCAATACGGCGCCGGCTTCCACCATCACTTCGCCGTAGCCTTTTTCTGCCAGTAAAGCCAGTAGATTGTGCAAGTTTATGCGCCGGTTGCTTTCAGACGGCCTTAAAATTTGCAAATGCTGATGGTTTGTGTATTTTTGCAAAGATTGATGGCAATTGTTTAAAGTGGCGATGAGCGTGGGGCTGCCGCCGTCCTGCACCACGCGGCTGGAGAGCGGGGTTTGCAGGCGGCTGTCGAGAATCACGCGGGCGGGCTGGCGCAGGGTTGGAAAGGCGCGCACGTTCAGTTGCGGATTGTCGGCCAGCACCGTACCGACGCCGGTGATTACGGCACAGCTTTCGGCGCGCAGCATCTGCACGTCGGCGCGCGCTTCGGGGCCGGTAATCCATTGGCTGCGGCCGTCTGAAAGCGCCGTTTTGCCATCGAGGCTGGCGGCGCATTTCAAACGCACGAAGGGGCGGCCGCGTTCGATACGCGAGAGAAAGCCTCGGTTTAAGGCGCGCGCTTCGGTTTCGAGCAGGCCGCAATCCACCTGTATGCCCGCTTCGCGCAGCATCGCCAAGCCTTTGCCCGCCACCTGCGGATTGGGGTCGGACATGGCCGCGACCACGCGCGATACGCCCGCCCGAATCAGCGCTTCGGCACAGGGCGGGGTGCGGCCGTAGTGGCTGCAAGGCTCCAGCGTAACATAGGCGGTGGCGCCGCGCGCCATGTTTCCGGCCTGGCGCAGGGCATGCACTTCCGCATGGGGTTCGCCCGCCCGCACATGGAAACCCTGCCCCACAATCTGCGCGCCGTGCGCCACCACGCAGCCTACGCGCGGATTGGGCGAAGTGGAAAAACGCCCTTGTCTGGCGAGGGCAAGGGCGGTGTGCATCATTTGCGTATCGTTTGCGTCAAACATTTTCAGACGGCCTCGGTTGGGGTTTTGTGTCTGCTGTAAAGGTTTCAGGCCGTCTGAAAACCGGCCGCACATATTGCCGGATCAACTTTCCGCAGCGGCACTATTGCACGTTGCCGCATTGCGATATTGACCGGCCATCGCTGCGTTTCCGGTTTTCAGACGGCCTGACGGCGTTATTTCGCTAAATTCACTTCTTTCAAAACAGCCGCCAATTCTTCCTGGCTGGCGGTGCTGCTCGAGGCGCACACGTTATACAGGCCGGTTTCGTAAATGGCGATGCAGTTTTCGCGCAGCAGCGCGTTGTCTGCGCCGTTTTGGGCGAAGCGGTAGTTCATGCGCGTGTCGGTGGCGGCACCGGTTTGCACGTCGCTCAGCGATTTGTCGGCACCAAGCGCGGCTTTCAGGTTGGCGAAATAGGTTTTGGCATCGGTTTTGGGCGCGCCGAGATTGGCAACATACAGGGTGATGTCGCGGGTGTCGTCGCGTTGCAGCAGCGTGAGTTCGCCCGCGGTTACGCCTGCGGGCAGCTCGCCGCCCGAAGCATCGGCAAAATTGCTGCCCTGGATCACGATGCTGATTTTGCCGTCGCTGCCGGTGAGGGTTTGCACGGCGGATGCGGCATCGGAGGCTGCGGATGCCTGCGCGCTGTCGGCAGGCACGGAAGTTTCGACTTTCTGGCTGCATGCGCCCAAACCTAAAACGGCGGCGGCAACCAAAACAAAAGCATAGGGTTTCATCAAATCAGGTTCCGTATGTGTTGTGAAAAAACGGTTTTCAGTATATCAAACTTAAACGCTTAATGCTTGCCTTCGCTGTCTTGGGGCAGAGTGGCGATGGCTTGGGTGAATTCCGACACATCGTTGAAACTCTTATACACCGAAGCGAAGCGCACATAAGCCACTTGGTCGATTTTCGCCAGCTCTTCCATCGCCATTTCGCCCACAAGCTGCGACGACACTTCTTTATGCCCCAGCCC
The sequence above is a segment of the Neisseria dentiae genome. Coding sequences within it:
- a CDS encoding DegT/DnrJ/EryC1/StrS family aminotransferase encodes the protein MQFIDLAAQQARIKPQIDANIQKVLAHGAYILGPEVAELEEQLKAYCGAQYCISVANGTDALQIALMALGVGAGDEVITPGFTYIATAETVALLGAKPVYVDVIESTYNIDPAKLEAAITPRTKAIIPVSLYGQCADFDAINEIAAKHNLPVIEDAAQSFGATYKGRKSCNLTTIACTSFFPSKPLGCYGDGGAVFTNDEELATVIRQIARHGQDRRYHHIRVGVNSRLDTLQAAILLPKLAILEEEMQLRQQVAAWYAAALAEAGIAAPFVEAHNRSAYAQYTVRVKNRDAVQAKLKEAGIPTAVHYPIPLNKQPAVASDAVLPVGDKVAEEVMSLPMHPYLTEAQVRQVAEALKAAV
- a CDS encoding cytochrome C, encoding MKPYAFVLVAAAVLGLGACSQKVETSVPADSAQASAASDAASAVQTLTGSDGKISIVIQGSNFADASGGELPAGVTAGELTLLQRDDTRDITLYVANLGAPKTDAKTYFANLKAALGADKSLSDVQTGAATDTRMNYRFAQNGADNALLRENCIAIYETGLYNVCASSSTASQEELAAVLKEVNLAK
- a CDS encoding nucleotide sugar dehydrogenase, translated to MKNTTIQKFADKSAKIGIVGLGYVGLPLMLRYVDIGYQVLGFDIDEEKVRKLNNGESYIEHIPADKIAAAKNSLFEATTDFSRIGEVEAVILCVPTPLNKYREPDMSFVIDTTDAVKPYLRAGQVLSLESTTYPGTTEEELLPRVEEGGLKVGENVFLVYSPEREDPGNPDFETRTIPKVIGGHTPACLEVGIALYQPAIDKVVPVSSTKAAELTKLLENIHRAVNIGLVNEMKIVADKMDIDIHEVISAAATKPFGFVAYYPGPGLGGHCIPIDPFYLTWKAREYGVNTRFIELAGEVNSAMPEYVVNKTALALNDHNRSIKGSKILVLGIAYKKNVDDMRESPSVEVMELLRDLGAEVSYSDPHVPVFPKMREHKFDLKSEPLTAENVAKFDCVVLATDHDKFDYDLLKQHAKLIIDTRGKYQGKADNVVKA
- a CDS encoding glycerol-3-phosphate dehydrogenase/oxidase, producing MKIAVAGAGIIGACTAWAAAKQGHAVTLFEQDSVMAHTSQSSSKLLHGGLRYLETGQFALVKKALHARRFWLAQAPHLCRPLELLFPVYEGRGRPKWQIGIGTKLYDFLAAGSGFPRSRWLSKAETLERSPALLSDGLKGAFSFYDAQMDDFALGRWVVDQCRSLGVNVEERHKIETLAELDGFDRIANATGPWAMALRRQQGGEPAYTIDWVRGSHIFIDREQKQALMLPIPQEKRIFFVLPYQGKTLIGTTEIRQNHPEAERPSETETDYLLAAYNAYHSEKLTAADVSGSFSGVRPLLKSAANPSDATREWAFERIGNVLHIYGGKWTTAQLQGEAALQELLK
- the ribD gene encoding bifunctional diaminohydroxyphosphoribosylaminopyrimidine deaminase/5-amino-6-(5-phosphoribosylamino)uracil reductase RibD; this encodes MFDANDTQMMHTALALARQGRFSTSPNPRVGCVVAHGAQIVGQGFHVRAGEPHAEVHALRQAGNMARGATAYVTLEPCSHYGRTPPCAEALIRAGVSRVVAAMSDPNPQVAGKGLAMLREAGIQVDCGLLETEARALNRGFLSRIERGRPFVRLKCAASLDGKTALSDGRSQWITGPEARADVQMLRAESCAVITGVGTVLADNPQLNVRAFPTLRQPARVILDSRLQTPLSSRVVQDGGSPTLIATLNNCHQSLQKYTNHQHLQILRPSESNRRINLHNLLALLAEKGYGEVMVEAGAVLAGAFIEAGLVDEIVLYQAPKILGGNGKGLFSLEENPKSLTEPPLWQTVSVTPLGNDIKWVLQK
- a CDS encoding acyltransferase — encoded protein: MSNYTVHPSAIVDEGAKIGAGSRIWHFVHICGGAEIGENCSFGQNVFVGNRVKIGDNCKIQNNVSVYDNVYLEEGVFCGPSMVFTNVYNPRSLIERKSEYRDTLVKKGATLGANCTIVCGITIGRFAFVGAGAVVNKDVPDYALMVGVPARQIGWMSEYGEQLDLPVSGNGSAVCSHTGAVYTLSDGRLSKSE
- a CDS encoding lipopolysaccharide biosynthesis protein; translated protein: MNARKLLGYALGPVGSAAIGIVSLPLISWYYPAEDIGRIVLLQTVSALTLTLAGLGLDQSYIREYHAAENKAALFKAVIVPPLLLTLLFCGGVAVWRLSWPSEAVLEISSSVLGLLCLVFFTSSVLSRYFALILRMQEKAFAFSISQLTPKVLILVFVLVYVAAALPTDTLTLVLAYALSQAVTVGILALQTRRELKAAAAAPLSAPLLKESLRYGVPLALGGLAYWGFTSIDRFLLKELAGLSELGVYSMAVSFGAIALIFQNIFSVIWAPMVFRWVKENTNLDKIGGITESMTGLIAALICIVGIFSPLVTWILPEKYAPVQFILLSSMLFPLLYTLTEVTGIGINVSKKTWLITVFSITALLVNAALLYVLVPALGAKGAAMSTAVAFWVFSVLKSEASARLWLPLPRAKLYGTTFACLAVCLVYTYFGNSGNYYIFALFWLAALAALYRKHRAAIGALTAKAKGRLKR
- a CDS encoding Gfo/Idh/MocA family protein; protein product: MYETIQNRKIKFALVGCGRISNNHFGSFETLKDDCEVVAVCDTNPENLQKAVERTGAKGYASYTEMLAATDADIIVLTTPSGQHPEQAVEAVEAGFHVVTEKPMATRLHDGERMVKAADKAGKRLFVVKQNRLNATLQMLKRAVEEKRFGKICMVHLNVFWTRPQEYYDQGGGWRGTWEFDGGAFMNQASHYVDLMEWLIGPVQDVQAMVSTHRDIETEDTGVVNIRWRNGALGSMAVTMCTYPKNLEGSITILGETGTVRIGGVAVNEIQEWNFADSRDYDEQVKTANYETTSVYGFGHPLYYKNVIDVMRGTAQPITDGREGLKSLELLIAAYLSARDNKTVSLPLVY